One Cicer arietinum cultivar CDC Frontier isolate Library 1 chromosome 8, Cicar.CDCFrontier_v2.0, whole genome shotgun sequence DNA segment encodes these proteins:
- the LOC140919028 gene encoding protein root UVB sensitive 3-like: protein MLSTQALLSAIGVGEKSATVIGATFQWFLRDLTGMLGGILFTFYQGSNLDSNAKMWRLVADLMNDLGMLMDLISPLFPSAFVFIVCLGSISRSFTGVASGATRAALTQHFALQDNAADISAKEGSQETVATMISMALECLLLVLPLDTH, encoded by the exons ATGCTTTCTACACAG GCTCTCTTGAGTGCTATTGGAGTTGGTGAGAAATCAGCTACCGTCATAGGTGCCACTTTTCag TGGTTTTTGCGAGATCTAACTGGCATGCTTGGAGGAATCCTGTTCACATTCTATCAG GGATCAAACCTTGATAGCAATGCGAAAATGTGGCGTTTGGTTGCAGATCTCATGAATGATCTTG GTATGCTAATGGACCTCATTTCACCATTGTTTCCATCAgcttttgtttttattgtttgCTTAGGAAGCATATCAAGATCTTTCA CTGGGGTTGCAAGTGGAGCCACTAGAGCAGCTTTGACTCAGCATTTTGCTCTTCAAGATAATGCTGCAGATATATCAGCTAAG GAAGGAAGTCAAGAAACTGTGGCCACGATGATTAGCATGGCACTCGAATGCTTGTTGCTCGTATTACCATTGGACACCCACTAG